The Parambassis ranga chromosome 1, fParRan2.1, whole genome shotgun sequence genome includes a region encoding these proteins:
- the mark1 gene encoding serine/threonine-protein kinase MARK1, giving the protein MSGRMPLTPVSESEQVKSSDGLPEPPAPPTKSSSRHSLPPCRSSVAAIADEQPHVGSYRLLKTIGKGNFAKVKLARHALTGREVAIKIIDKTQLNPTSLQKLFREVSVMKILNHPNIVKLFEVIETEKTLYLVMEYASGGEVFDYLVAHGRMKEKEARAKFRQIVSAVEYCHQRRIVHRDLKAENLLLDADMNIKIADFGFSNEFTLGSKLDTFCGSPPYAAPELFQGKKYEGPEVDVWSLGVILYTLVSGSLPFDGQNLKELRERVLRGKYRIPFYMSTDCENLLKKLLVLNPGKRGSLQQIMKDRWMNVGYDEEELKPYIEPEQDFNDLKRIELMGTMGFPQEEVRKALDGQKYNEMTATYLLLGRKAAEFEVSTESFSSSNLAQRSRPISDVNGSSQSPAQSRTVTTGQKQRRFSDHVAPSIPPSVSYTKRSHANSVESDRKEEPASPMGAPDRRKSATASGSMSRRNTYMYDRSSTDRHSAAIPNGKDNSLTEVPAASPSPSPGATVSSARPRHVKSMSASGHPMKSSLPPIDDNAEYQSSPAQPPSSPSAFSVTSSNSNTTPDRTRFPRGSSSRSTFHGAQLRDRRPATYNGPPTSPSLSQHTAASLATPHRTSTSLIGKITSKFVRRSLSGEPKEEGRESKPRSLRFTWSMKTTSSMEPGDMMKEIRRVLDANNCDYEQRERYLLFCVHGDARHDSLVQWEMEVCKLPRLSLNGVRFKRISGTSIAFKNIASKVANELRL; this is encoded by the exons ATGTCCGGCAGGATGCCTCTGACCCCAGTGAGCGAGTccgagcag GTTAAGTCTTCAGATGGCCTCCCTGAGCCGCCGGCACCGCCCACCAAGTCGTCCAGCCGTCACAGTCTGCCGCCATGCCGCAGCTCTGTGGCTGCCATCGCAGATGAACAACCGCATGTCGGCAGCTACCGCCTGCTGAAGACCATCGGCAAGGGCAACTTTGCCAAAGTCAAGCTGGCCAGGCACGCGCTGACCGGCAGAGAG GTTGCCATCAAGATCATCGACAAAACTCAGCTGAACCCTACCAGCCTGCAGAAG CTTTTCAGGGAGGTCAGTGTGATGAAGATTCTCAACCACCCGAACATTG tgaagTTGTTTGAGGTGATTGAAACGGAGAAAACTCTGTACCTGGTGATGGAGTACGCCAGCGGAG GAGAAGTCTTTGACTACCTGGTGGCTCATGGACGAATGAAGGAAAAAGAGGCCCGCGCCAAGTTTCGCCAG ATTGTGTCAGCAGTGGAGTACTGTCACCAGAGGAGGATCGTTCACAGAGACCTTAAG gcAGAGAACCTCCTGCTGGATGCTGACATGAACATTAAAATAGCTGACTTTGGCTTCAGTAATGAGTTCACCTTGGGCAGTAAGTTGGACACGTTCTGTGGCTCTCCTCCGTACGCTGCTCCCGAGCTTTTCCAG GGGAAGAAGTACGAGGGGCCGGAAGTGGACGTCTGGAGTCTGGGAGTGATCCTGTACACACTGGTGAGCGGTTCGCTGCCCTTCGATGGACAGAACCTCAAG gaactGAGGGAACGTGTTCTTAGAGGAAAGTACCGTATCCCCTTCTACATGTCCACTGACTGTGAGAATCTGCTGAAGAAGCTCCTGGTGCTGAACCCGGGGAAACGAGGCAGCCTGCAG caAATCATGAAGGATCGATGGATGAACGTCGGCTACGATGAAGAGGAACTGAAACCATACATCGAACCAGAACAAGACTTCAATGATCTCAAGCGCATCG AGCTGATGGGAACGATGGGATTCCCTCAGGAAGAAGTAAGGAAGGCGCTGGATGGTCAGAAATACAACGAGATGACTGCAACGTACCTGCTGCTGGGAAGGAAAGCTGCAGAG TTTGAGGTCTCCACTGAGTCTTTCTCCAGTAGCAACCTGGCTCAAAGGTCACGACCCATTAGTGATGTGAACGGCTCCAGTCAGTCGCCAGCCCAGTCCCGCACTGTAACAACTGGTCAGAAGCAGCGGCGTTTCAGTGACCACG TGGCGCCCTCTATCCCCCCGTCCGTCTCTTACACCAAGCGCTCTCATGCTAACAGCGTGGAAAGCGACAGGAAGGAAGAGCCAGCTTCACCCATGGGAGCTCCAGACCGCAGGAAGTCAGCCACCGCCTCAGGG AGCATGTCTCGgaggaacacatacatgtatgacAGGAGCAGCACTGATCGACACTCGGCTGCTATTCCCAATGGGAAGGACAACAG tctaaCAGAGGTGCCTGCAGCATCCCCTTCACCGTCGCCGGGGGCAACTGTCTCCTCTGCGCGCCCCCGCCACGTCAAGTCCATGTCAGCGTCAGGTCATCCCATGAAATCCTCCCTGCCTCCCATTGATGACAACGCAGAGTATCAGAG CTCCCCTGCCCAGCCCCCATCGTCGCCTTCAGCCTTCAGTGTcaccagcagcaacagcaacaccACACCGGACCGGACCCGCTTCCCCCGTGGCTCCTCCAGCCGCTCCACCTTCCATGGCGCTCAACTTCGAGATCGTCGGCCAGCCACTTACAACGGGCCGCcaacctctcctagtctgtcgCAGCACACCGCTGCATCGCTGGCCACGCCCCACCGTACTTCCACCTCACTCATCGGCAAGATCACTTCAAAGTTTGTACGCAG GAGTTTATCAGGGGAGCCTAAAGAGGAGGGTCGGGAATCCAAGCCTCGCTCCTTGCGCTTCACCTGGAGCATGAAGACCACGTCCTCCATGGAGCCGGGGGACATGATGAAGGAGATCCGGAGGGTTCTGGACGCCAACAACTGTGATTATGAGCAGCGTGAGCGTTACTTGCTGTTCTGCGTGCATGGCGACGCCCGCCATGACAGTTTGGTCCAATGGGAAATGGAGGTGTGCAAACTGCCGCGCCTTTCACTCAATGGTGTGCGCTTTAAAAGGATCTCTGGCACATCCATAGCCTTCAAAAACATCGCCTCTAAAGTGGCCAATGAGCTGAGGCTCTGA